The window CTGGAGGACGTGGTGGGATATTGGAACATAGTGCTTGTGGATCCTTGTATCCCCTATGAGAATACCTAGATACCCCCCTGGCTTTAAAACCCTGTATATCTCCCTAGCAACCTGGTCCATGAGCTCTAGATATTCCTCAAGGCTTTTGGAGCACGAGAGATCCCCTTCACCACAGCTCTCCCCATAGCCTATTATCCTCCAATATGGTGGGTGGGTAGCAACAAGATCTACTGAGTTATCGTTTAAAAGGGATAGCCTTCTAGCATCCCCATGATATATCTTTGACCAGCTCCCAGCTATGTTAGAAGCTGTGGGAGAGCCTTTAAACCTCTCCTCAGCGGATCTCTCAAGCCAGTATAGCCTGTGAAGGGCTAGGATAACAGCGCCGTAGTTTATATCAACACCAATACAATTCCTCCCAAGAAGCCTCGCCTCTATACATGTTGTGCCAGAGCCAACCATAGGATCTAGAACGAGATCCCCTGGCTCTGTATACATCTCAATCAAAGCCCTAGCCATCTGGGGAGCCCAGTTACCCCTATAATCACCCCTATGGGTAGCCCAGGAACCCCTTTTAGGAAAGCTCCAAACAGTTGTAGAGATATCTGTGAGCTCCTCATCAACAGGATCGAGCCTCTTAACCTCTATAGGCTCCAAAACAACCTCCTGATCCTCAACAAAAACCCTCCTATTCCTAGATATATACTCCAGATACTCATCATAGCCAACCTCCCTCATAGGAAACCCCACCTATGATCCATATATATTTCAAAGCCTATCTATAATAGCCACAACAACAAGCTTTCTCAAACCCGCCCAAACAGATCCATGCTAGATGAGATTATCCAGCGAAAATAGGAAACCCGAAATATACCCTATATTATAATATTATAATATTAGGTAGATATCCCTAGAAGTTAATCGCTACACCTGTTAAGAGCCTAACATTTAGGATATATAGCTATGCAATAGCTTCACAACAACTCTATATGTATACTCGGCATGCTCAAGCGCCTCCACAGCATCTTCCATATCATATAGCTCATCTGGTGGAACACCGCTTTCCTCATCACCATACATCGATGTTTCCCTCTCTCTTCTCAACTTCCTCGAAATCCTAGCTAGAACCCTTATCTCGTTTTGAAACCACTGTGGAAACCTTAGAGCCTCACGCTTTAAAATAGGCCCTACATCACGCCATTTAGGAGGCTCTATACCCACGAGTCTTAGGGCTGCTTTAAGCATTAGCTCTACAGCTTCTTGGCATTGTCTCACCACATATGGGTAGTCGCCTCTATCCAGAGCCTCTCTAGCAT is drawn from Sulfolobales archaeon and contains these coding sequences:
- a CDS encoding DNA methyltransferase — its product is MREVGYDEYLEYISRNRRVFVEDQEVVLEPIEVKRLDPVDEELTDISTTVWSFPKRGSWATHRGDYRGNWAPQMARALIEMYTEPGDLVLDPMVGSGTTCIEARLLGRNCIGVDINYGAVILALHRLYWLERSAEERFKGSPTASNIAGSWSKIYHGDARRLSLLNDNSVDLVATHPPYWRIIGYGESCGEGDLSCSKSLEEYLELMDQVAREIYRVLKPGGYLGILIGDTRIHKHYVPISHHVLQILLRRGFILREEVVKIQHKMKTTREVWRKLRNRDFLLIYHEKLYILRKPSGDEDLARLRYSSKIW
- a CDS encoding HEPN domain-containing protein, which translates into the protein MNNQEMARAYIRQAEERLHHAREALDRGDYPYVVRQCQEAVELMLKAALRLVGIEPPKWRDVGPILKREALRFPQWFQNEIRVLARISRKLRRERETSMYGDEESGVPPDELYDMEDAVEALEHAEYTYRVVVKLLHSYIS